In the Lepus europaeus isolate LE1 chromosome 10, mLepTim1.pri, whole genome shotgun sequence genome, GACGCCCTGAGCCATGAGGGTCTGGATGCCATGTGAGGAAGATGAGATATGCCTGGCGCTTTGAGCTACTGGCACACGggacctccagcccctcccctcacgGCACCCCAGCTCCCAGGGTCCCCCTTACCTCCTCTGGGGAAAGCTCGCAGGTCCTACAAAGCCTGAAGcttcttgttttgcttttaagagactttgctcctggcttcccaggctcccaCGCTAGCTCCAGCTAAGGCCCAAATCCAAGTGGGTGGCCTCGGGCGCCAGGAGTATTAAGCATATGTAcaaggggggtggagggagggctggggaggaggagccctGAGCCTGGAGTCCTGAGCCAGGTCAGCCAAAGCCCAGCTGCCTGCGGCCAGGGCTTTGCAGAGGCCAGATCTGCCCAGGCTCCTCTGGGGCTGTCTCAGCTTGGGTAAGTGGCCACCTGTGTCGtggtctcccaggagggagcTGTCAGGGACGGCAGCTGCCCCTCTCGGCTGGTGGCCTTGGACCTGTCATTCCTCCCCCTTCTTGGCCCTGCTGTGCCTCCAAGAATTAATCTCCCACCCAGCCCAGACTCATGACACTGCTTagtgctggcctgggaggggcccCGAGCACGTGGAGAGGGCCCGAGCCAGAGTGGGGGCCCAGGCACGCTCTGTGTCTTACTTCTCTTCTGCAGGAAACTCAAGTCCTGAATTAGGACGCCCTAGGGGCCCCTAGAACCTTCTCTGGGGAAGTGTGGGACACTCGGACCCTTGGCTTACCCAACAGGAACCTGCACCAAggctgaggaggaagaggaggaaggggaggaggcggGGGAGCAGCAGGTCGGGACAGTAAGAGTAAGCTGGTTCCACCCATATCTAAATGGCACCATCCTGCGGGCATCACCTTTGATCTTTTCATCCCActtcccacactggagcgcctcGAAACACACCACACATGAACGGAGGCCGGGGCTTTATTCACGGCCTGCTGCGGGtggagggcagggggtggagtGGCTAGGAGGGGGCCGACTGAAGCTGCCCCTTGTACACGTATTCCAGCGCGGTGGCAATGGTGCGCATGTCCAGCTCAATGCTCCGAGCCCAGTTCTCCACATCCCCGATTTCCTGGGAAGGGGAAGCAGGTGGGTGGGCAGGTGCGGCTCCCAGGCTGGGGGTGCTTTTCACCCAACCCTTGGACCCACCCGTGACTTTCCTGTCTCTGGCTGCTCACACACTGGGGCCACAAGTGGGGCTTCTGGGACCAGCTCCACTTCCTCCCTAACCCCTGAGGGAGGCAGAGTGTGGGGGCCCGGGATGGGGAGGTGATAAAGGGAGCGAGGCCCACCTTGAGAGCCTGGTTGAAGTTCTCCACCATCCCAATCCACTGGCCTGTCTGCTTGGCAAACTGGgcagcctgggcctgcagggTCTTCACCTCGCGGTccagcttcctctggttcacGTAGGCCTGGGCCACACTAGGgttaggaggaggaaggaggtcaGCTCGCCCCGCTCGTGGTCTCTCGGGTGGTCTCTGGCACCGAGATTCCAGTGCGGCAGGGGGAGGCCGGCCAAGGAGCCAGGCTGGGGAAAACCTAGGGATTTTGGCCACTCTCAGATGTGATGCAAATGACCCGGCTCCTTCTTCCCACTCCCAGGATTcctcctgagggaggagctgggaaggggaagggggtgTGGTGATGCTGGGAAAATCCAGCCGCAGGGACACATCTGCCAGTGATTGGAAGGCTGGCGATGTGTGCAAGAGGTCAGCAAGGGAAGCTGctcccccctgcccctccccggctGAatctggggtgggatgggggagcTCACTGCCTCCCCGGGAACTCTGGGTCAGGAAGGATATCCCAGGGGTTTCTTCCtggctctcactttctctccttctcctttcagctgcacagaacacacacacacactccctctcttCTGCTCTAGgcaatggtttttcttttctcttcccctcAAGGTGCTGGGGGCAGTTAGCATGACGACCATGGACTCATGGGGTTGTTCATCACTATTCTCCCTGCCTGGCTGATGAATCTTTCACTCCGCACCCCAAAGCTCTCTaggccagccaggagcctccacatCCGGCGCCCTCCACCCACTGGAATGTGTGGGGGCTGGCCGAGGCAAGGGGCAGGACACCTGACAGGGGCCTTTGTCTGAGGAGCCGTGGGAGCAACACAAAATCTTTTCTAATCTGCCTCTGGTTTAGCTGCCCTGGGAGCTGAAAGTGGGGTGGCCTGTGGcatggggagaggagggggaagccTGAGCCAAGCTCAGAAATGGCGGACACAGCTGAACCCAGGCGGCGCCAAcgtgggagggaggaaaagggacAGGCTCTGGCCTTTCTGGTCGGAGACAGCTGAGTGAACAGGACCGCCTGAAGGGAGGCAGCCagaggctctggccccagcctcttCCCCTGATCTCCCCATGGATGAGTAATGAAGATGACCCCGGCCCctgcatggctcacttggctgactCATCCCACCCTGCACGGCCAAGCTGATCTACTTGCCCCGGGGTAGAAGGCACCACGCTGCCTCCTTTCCCCTGACAGCGGTACCATGGGGCTATCTGACTCTCTCTCCAATCTTCACCTCGGGCCTCTGGGGTCCCAGGTCTCTGGCAGTGACTGGCATTCACTTAGGGACCTGGCAGGGGATGGTCCCTGGAGACCTGGGAGGGATGGAAGAGACAGCTTGGCTCTTCCGGGGCTCCTGGCACAGGTCCTGTCCTCACCCCACCAGCCGGGCCAGCCCTTTCCTGCCAGCTGCTCCTCGGGCTTGCCAGGGGTGGGAGGCCGCAGGGAAGGAGGGGGCGCCCCCTCCCGCGGGAGGACAGCTGGCCCgggaagggagaaggggggaCGGGCAGATGGCAGCAACTTGTGACTGCCAGAGGGACCCTGGCCGCCTCTCCAACCAGCACAGCTGCTCTTTCCTCTTCCAGGGCTAGCAGCAGAACTGGCTGACGCCTGTCTCCAGACGGTCAAGCTGGGAACCCCGTGGGGGGCGGGGGACCGCGTGGAGCATCTGACTCCTTCCAAAGGGGTCTGGGGGCCAGACCTTGCCAGCGCTCCaactcggggtgggggtggggggagctggtgTCGCTGGGAAGATGTTCGTACCCCACGTTGAGGTGGTCCACCAGGGCTTCGGTCAGGCAGGTCGCGGCCGTGATAGCCTCTCGCCTCCTcttctctggggggggggggagggagaagagggattGGAGACTGGGTTTTTTGAGGGGTGGAGCTACAGGTTCTTCCCCCATTCATTTGAACCTCTCCACTGATGTCAGAGTTGAAAACGACGGAAATAGAAAGCAAGGTTTCATCTGAGAGAGGCGGACTCGGGTCCCCTGAGAGGGGCACTCGCTGAAGGACGCCAGGGGCAGCACCCACGACGCCTGTCTgcgagccccccaccccctcctcggCGGTCTCAGGCCTCCCAGAACCGGGTCTCTGGGAGCAATCCCACGGGCTCCTCCGTCGGGGGCGTTCCTCCCCACTCCCAGAATGACAGGCGCCCTACCAATAGGCACAGCGGCCCACGAACAGAGGGCGGGGCTACGAGGCCGCCAGGTCGGGGATTGTCGGCGTTGCCGAGGGGGGACCCGAGCCCGTTGGCCAGGGCACGCAATCTCCAAAAAGGCCGCCCCTCGGTTTGCTCTCCGCCACGCTCGCTGCCCGCTAGCTGGCGCCCTTCGCCAGGTCTGGGCGGTTACTCGAGGTCCgggctccaggctgaagctaggccgCGGCCGGAGAGACAAATGCCGACGCGATATTCGGCTCACCCTGCAGCTCCTTGCGTTCATTCTGCTTGGCCTGGTGTTCCTTGAGCAGGCGGGACAGCATGGTCGCGtccggctgggggcagggcacgcCGAACCCCCACCGGCTCCGGGAGCTGGAATGCACCGCGGCGCCCGCGGATCACGTGACCCCCACGTCACGTGACGCGGAGACCGCCCTCTTTCTTGAGGCGTGGGGGTGATAAGTAGTGAAGGTCTTGGCCGGGCGGGGAGCTGCGGGGTTGGTGCCGCATCTGAACTCGTGGCTTTATTTTGAGAGCTCACTTTCTGGTGAGTGTGGGGAGGACTTGACTTTAGTACCCATTTTGCCGAACCCGTTTTAACGTCTCCTGGCGACCTCTGGCCCCCGGGAGGGCTCACGGTTGTGTGCAGACTCCCGGGACTCATTGAAATTCTTTCCCTTCGCTGGCCTTACCTCCTGGCAGCCTGTCGGCTCTCATTTggttccctgcctccccctccccctccccctcccgacTAGGGGAGAGTGCCTTCTTGTCTTCCCAGCTTTCTTCTCCACCCCAGCGAGGTCCCTCACTCAGCTCTGGGTGATTATTGTGGAGAAGCATTTGAGGCACTTCAAGCAGCCTTCTAGGGAGCTTGGCAGATGTGGCGGGCTGTGTGCGGTGAATGTACAattctgtctctgtccttttGTGGTCAGGGAATGCGAACCCATTTTGGTCTTAGCAGAAGCCTAATGCCACTGCCAAAGTGAAAGGTACATTATATAACACCTCTCTCAACCAAAGAGGAATGCTTCCGGGCTTAACTCCAACaggaaaaattataaacattaccAACGTAATGCCACTGCTACACTTTCTCTTGCGTCTTGCCCTGACATCCTGGGTAACTTTGGGCAAGCAAGTTGCTCACATCTCTGGATTTTAGTTTTCTCATTAGCAAACTAAGGGGTTGGTTGGGTTAAGTCAACAAAGGGGATTAGCTATTAGAATCTCATGGGTGAggttttattttatctgtttatttattttcatctacttgaaaagagCGAGGGCACGAgagaaatttccatctgctggttcactccccaaatgcccgcaacagccagggctgggccaggtggaagtcaggatgtaggaactccatccaggtctcccatatgggtggcaggggcccaagtacttgaagcaacatctgctgcctcccaggatgcattagcaagaagctggattggaagtgaaggtgctgggacttgaactccagaatgggatgtgggcatccccagcaggcttaatctgctgtgcacCAATGCTTTGGCCCCAGATCGCATAACTAGAGTCTCTGAGAGGTGGAGCCCGGATATGGGTATTTTTTAAGAAGCTGTTTAGCTGATTCCGATGTGCATCCAAGGTTGAAAATCACTGGACTAAGGCTTATCTAAGACCATTTCCAACTTTGACATTTGTCATTTAATGATTCAGTGGCATAGTTGAAACTGACTTCATTCTATCTACTTGCAAGAGGAAGAGAACTGTGTGCTGATTGAGGTAGAATAAAACattcttctttaattttctgaATAAGAGTTGAGAATGACCCATTTACTCAGATACTTATGGACTAGTATCCTAAATGCTGGCGGGTGTACAAACATCAAAGGATGAGTGAGAAGAAGCCTGTGAAATGGTTAAGTGGCGTTATCAGGCAGAACGTTAAGTACCATGATGAAAATTCCAAGCAGAACAGTTGGGtgctatgtatgtgtgtgtctatgctcACATATATATACTACAACTGCCTTGTCCAACATTGCCTAAGTGCTTGCAATGGGTCAAGCGTGTATGAATTCATTTAGCCCCTGGAGCAATCctgtgaagttttatttttatctctgctTTGCAGAGGAAGAATCTGAGGTACAAAGCAATTAAGTAATAGAGCTCCCAAGTGGTAGAGCTAGGATACAAATCCAGGCTTTTTGACGCCAGAGCCTGAGTGAAACCCCTCTGTCCTGCCGAAACCATGGGAGAGAcctcagagaggtggaggcaaAGGCACTTTTCGTGTTGTCACCGTGCCCCTCTCACTTGTCGGGCATGAGCCGAAGGGAGTCCTGGCAGGGGAGGAGTGTTTGGGAAGAGGCTTGGCTCTAGGGAGGGCTGATCAATAGAAGCGGTGAGCGTGAGAGCATCAcagggcagcctggcccagtcctcccccctctctggctccagcttccaacTGCAGTGAGCAAGCAAAACGGAGGCAGATTGGAAGATGACTGACGCCAGAGCTATGGGGCCTGGGACAGAGGGTATGAGTTGGAAGGGAATGATGACATTGACAGAGAGTGATGACAGGGGGCAAGTGGAATGGGCGGTGCTGATGGGTGGATTGGTGTTGGGATTTTCAGGGGTAAAGTGTGGGAATGTTCAGATTAGGCTGACTTGAGGGAGAGAGGCCCATCCTGTATCACcctcactgccctcccaccctggcATAACTGCCTGACATTTTCACCATCAGTGTAGAGACAGTGCCAGGATTCTGCAGGCTTAGGCCCTGCCCGCCCTTCTCTCCCACACGCAGGCTGTTCCTTTGCCCTGCAGCTGGGCAGAGGACATGGGGAACCTATGTCTGGGGACCCTGGCTGACCTTTCCAGGGTCATCctccatttgttctttttctgtttagCCTCATGGTTCACTGTCTAGCTCAATTGCATTGGATGCTCTGGTCCACCTGTCCTTGGTAGACAGGGACTCTAGGAACTTGAAATctcttctgcctgcctctccttctaagATCCCACTCAGGTGATTTTTCCTTTAGAATGAAGGAATACAACCCCACACTGCTTTTATCCACTTAGTTCCCTGTTCTTCTGAGGGCTCTTTCAGAGTTGGCGTTAATTAGCAAACTCCAAACGGACTGGCTGGGCCCAGCAGTAGGACTGGAAGCTACTGAATTGCTAGGGGCTGGCTGAGGACTGAGGGAGGACATGGAGTGAGTGGAGAAGGCGTCATGACTGGGGAATCTGGCTGCCCTTCAAGAGTGGGGGCTGTTGGTGGTGTGGCCAAGTTCCAGATGTTGGCTTGAGGCCAGTGCTTGAAGAAAAGGGTCCCTCAGGGCAGTTTAAATGGCTCCCTGTGGGGAGTGACCTTCCAGTCCTCTCCCTAAGATGCAAGACTTTCTCTTGGACCCTCGAAGACCAGAGTAGTCAAACCATTTCCCTACCGCCTCCTGTCCGTTATATTTCTATTCTTTCTCCTCCAGCCACTCCCACTGTTTGAGCTATGGCTGTGGCCAGATTCCAGAGGCGAGCAGAAGGATTTCAGTGCTGGGCAGGCGGGTCGGGTGAGAAAGTTCTCATGTTGTGTGTTGGAGAGGAAAAGCCTGACCCTGCTCCAAGGCCTCTGTTGCGAGAGGAGGTGGATGAGGAGTTAACCCTGAGTGTGTGTTCTGGAAGGGATTGCGTGTCTGCTAGAGATGACAGCTGGCAAAGATGTGATCTCTGGGGAGCTAAAATGTGGGGCTCTCTGATGGAGGGGAAGGAGGCGTTAGAGGGAGAAGGGGCTGCAGGAGCCTCACTTCCACTCAGATAGGAGCCACCATCTTTGCCGAGTCTGGACATTTCTCAGGCTTAGCATTTTCTGGAATTcgtttgaaataattacagattcAGGGGAAGTTGCAAAAGTAGAACCAAAAGTCCTGTGGACCCTGTGTTCATCCTCCCCCAGTGGCGACATCTTTTGTAACTGTCACGCAGGACCCAAACTGGGAAGCTGACGCTGGCACAGTGCTATTGGCCAGCGACAAGCCTTCAGTTCTCATCACTTTTTTCAGGcattcatctgtgtgtgtgtgtgtgtgtatgtgaggtgtgtggtgtgggtgtTTATGTatgtggaagtgtgtgtgtgtggtgtgtgtgcaccatGTGTGTACATACTTCTGTGTATTTGGTTCCCATGTTTGGCTTTGGATAACCACCACCATAATCAAGATACCCACTGCCATGAGGGACTCCTTTGTGCTGTCCCCAGACATTCACTAATCTGTTCTTTATATCTCTAGTTTaccattttgaaaatgttatttgaatGGAATAATAcagtttcagtatttttaaaa is a window encoding:
- the BLOC1S1 gene encoding biogenesis of lysosome-related organelles complex 1 subunit 1 produces the protein MLSRLLKEHQAKQNERKELQEKRRREAITAATCLTEALVDHLNVGVAQAYVNQRKLDREVKTLQAQAAQFAKQTGQWIGMVENFNQALKEIGDVENWARSIELDMRTIATALEYVYKGQLQSAPS